tgcggcgatactaaatatgtgtacttttattgttttttttttatttagataaagtaatgtatttatgggaataatatatatattttttttcattatttaggaatatttttttaaattttttttttacacatttggaaaacttttttttaacttttttactttgtcccaggggggacatcacagatcggtgatctgacagtttgcacagcactctgtcagatcaccgatctgacttagagcagtgcaggcttcagagtgtgaagccacctccctccttgcaggactcggatgccgtggccatcttgaatccgggtctggagcaggaagggaggtaggagaccctcgcagcaacacgatcacatcgcgttgatgcgggggtctcagggaagcccgcagggagccccctccctgcgcaatgcttccctgtaccgccggcacatcgcaatcatgtttgatcgcggtgtgccgggggttaatgtgccgggagcggtccgtgaccgctcctggcacatagtgccggatgtcagctgctgacacccggccgcgatcggccgtgcttccccgtgagcgcggccgatcgcgtatgacgtactatcctgtcggtggtcataggggcctaccccacctcgatgggatagtacgtctaatgtcagaaaggggttaaaaagtctaAAATGACAAATCGGGAATCGCTTGACAAAGatgaaaaaacaaataaaaatagaaGTGAGCACATATAAAACAAACTTAAAACAAAATACAAACTAATGAATTGGGTGCtaacaaaaaaaggtgcaaaacactGAAAATTAACACCTTCAGAGAAGATTGGGTAGTTGAACTGCAAGCAAAGAATTCACATATTGCGCTGCAAAAGCaagaaatgtgaatatctctgcaatgaagctcaaaaatgtatttatttattatatatgcatatatagcaccatcatattccacagcgctttacagatatcacCATCAACATCATTGGGTTTACAATCCATGCAAAATTCTAGAAATTCATGCAAAAGTGGgaagaacataaaaactccttgcagatgtcgcccTTTGAGGGATTTAAACCTAGGATCacagcaaaatggaaaaaaaaagtcagaatcaGGGCAACTCAGCGATTTCAATAGGGTAATTAACTAAATTCTTTTtggcaagtaataataataataataatctttaattttatacagagctaacatattcctcagcgctttacagtttgcacacattatcattactgtcaccgatggggctcacaatctaaaatccctatcagtatgtatttggaatgaaCGTCTTTAGAAGAAatgtaataaaaagcaatcaaaatactCTATGTACCCCAAATTAATATCAGTAAAATGATCAGCTCACCATGCAAAAATCAAGCCATGGTATAGCTCAatagaaggaaaaaataaattgTTATTGTTTTGGGAAAATTGCAACACAATCCAtaccacaatctgtattaaaaaaaaaaaatttttgcaattgTCACACTGGCCACTGTGGCTTTTTTAGCCTTTAACTTCCTATTGTTTTaggaaacaatacatgtacatAGCTACAATCGTCAGCTCtcaaccctatcttttgtattgaaataTTTAATGAATGTGAATAAGGGTCAGtgtgaagggaggaggagcagggtcagCTCTGACATTACCAATTAtggatggtgaatcctgtgttattagTTTAATAACACAGTATAAGTATAAAAATTAGGGCAGAGCTAGCCTTTCTTCACAAAATAATAGAAACAATAGAAAAGGGGAAATTAATATCCCCATATAAATTACAAAGAATGACAACATGAAGTTTTCAATATTGTCATATGTCAATAATCCTTCCATAGAGAGTATGAATTTATTGCTGGTCAGCTCTGAGTTAACCCATTCAATGTTATAATTCAGAATGGCCAAACACAAAAAAAGTGCATGACATCTAAAAAAAGAAatcatttggtatcaccacatgcaTAAATTAATAAAATATTAAAGTAATTATCCAACATAGTGAAtgtgaaaaggggaaaaaaaacaatcaaaatggCAGAATCGCTATTTCTCATGTCACCTCACCTCCAAAAGATCGTATGGATACTAAAATGGCATGCATAAAAGCTAAATCAtagcccacaaaaaaaaacaagccctttctACACATCTCAAACATCTCGatccaccaaaaaataaaaaaaaagtgttggctTTTATAATATGGCAACAGAAGCCAAAGGCGAGAAAGAAAATGGCTGTGCTTTAAAGTAATAAAACTCAAGTTTTCTCCTTCAGATAccaattttaatttttccaagaCTAGTTTTGTTATTCATGATTCGACAGTATGTGtttatttaatattattataaCGATGACGACGATAATAATACTACTGAGCATAGAAACGCTCTTATTTTATCTCTTTCCTTGTGGGAATTTGGCATTTTTGTCTCTTGAGGTTTTGAAAAACAATAAAATACCCCAGGTAAATTCTGCTGTCTCTACTTTGCTGAGAGATCGCTTGCTTAAACATCTTAGGTGCCTTGTGTACATGTATTTTTATGACCACAACCAGGTGAAAGTAAGGTATTGGATCACAGTTAAACTAATACTGATTAATTTGTAATTTCTGCGTACAGTTTATACTTTCTGATTTTTTATTACAGTTACCTAAATGTGTAGAAATGTATACTTTCATCTTGTTATTCTTTTGTCAGTAAGAAAACTTATTAATGATGAGCAAGCGTACTCGGAtaaggataaggtgttatccgagaatgctcgtgtgctaatagagtatctttggcatgctcgaatactatgcTCGAATTCGCGCAGCGGCATGTCTtttggctgtttgttaggcaatccctacatgaGTTGAGGCTGATGAACAGCCTCCAGTCATGCAGCCACggtgactcgaacatagtattagagcacgccaaagatactctattagcacatgagcgtgctcggaaaacaccttatccgagcatattcgttcatcactacctATAATCAAACAAAATAACCATTACTGTCTATTCCTGTTATTATAGACCAAGGCTTATAATGGGGACCTTGAACTAAACAATGACCATTTAGAGTCTATAAACAAACTGATCTTAAACTCAAAAGAAAGATCTTAAATTTTGATTTAAACCTAAAATTTACTATAGTTCAAGGTTTGAGCCTTAAATTGTACACTTATTTATGCTATGTATTATCCTGTAGATAGAATTGGTAGCAACCTTTGTTTTAAACACATACAGTATACCTTTAAAGTCATATTATAATTTTGCAACCTACTTTAGACACCAACTCCTGGCCATGTGATAAATACATACTGACCCAGTTCTGATTCCAGTACTGTAACTGCAACATGTCTTGTATCTCTGTGTCCATCACATAGGGACAAAAGGAATGTAAACTGAAAAGGCTACTATTGAATGACTTGAAGCAAAGTTTTTAacaaaaagtaccgtatttttcgctttgtaagacgctccggattataagacgcaccccaaattttgaggagaaaaataggaaaaaaacttttaaataaattggtggtgcttgttataatccatgcatcttattgcttaaccgggggttgtggctgcagtggatcagggtcccagggtcactgctggagacaGGAGTGAAACGTTGCCGCAGACTGagatgagggggtgtgcaggtgtcctgtgctgcagggggactcCGGTGCTACAGGGGTGTGTATGGTGCTGCaggggtgtctctggtgctgcaggggtgCCTCCGGTGCTGcaagggtgtctctggtgctgtgtgGGTGTCTccagtgctgtggggggctctgccgtcattttgtgaaaggccagagcctccCAGCAGTTCCCCCATGCTTTCTTGTgcggtggactttgggaaaatggctgccgggaggcggtgcatgcacagatggagatcttgggaccaagatctcgagagatgagatctcagctctgaaatctcatctcccgagattccggtggccattttcccaaagtccgtCACACAGGAAAGCCTAGaccaactgccggggggctctggcctttcacaaaatgtcgccagagccccccccaGAGCACCGGAGACTTCAGCGTCACCCTGGGCGGCAGcggacagcagcagcagcggcagacaACCGCAGCAGTGGTGGCGGACACCACCTCATCCCAGCCTATAACcgtaagtggtatatccgctttgtaggacgcacccccatttcccccccaaatttgggggaaataaagtgcgtcatacaaagcgaaaaatacggtacattaaaaAGTTATATACTTTTTAATTTTACATGAATAACTTTTAATACAGATACATTTTCTTTTAGACAACAACGTAGTATATATCTTGCTTTTAAACATttgatatttttaaaaatgtattcttGATTTCAGCTACAAAATCCATTTAGAATTAAACAAACTTGAGTAATTCTGGCTTATTGAGTATTGAGTTTCTAGCTTAGCACTCACATTAAACCTGGCTCAATCAGTTCATTTACTGTGATGCAAAAAGCAGCAGGAAGACACAATAAGATTTGTTCCTGTGGCATAAGACAAGTGATATATCAACTCAAGAGATGTGTGTTTTTTTAGCTGGCAAACTTGGATACCATAGCTTGAACCTCTTGGATCGAGTGAGGAAAAGATATTACAGCAGAACTAGCTAATATATTGTTTGAGAAGTTGGTAGGGTTAGAAGATGTAATCCAGATATTGCTATCTACTGAATGTCAGTAATATATTGCAAAATGGTTGATGGAGTATTAATCATTTGGTCTTAACTTTTGTTTTCAAGGGACCAACCTGTTTGTTTCTAATTTACTTTGTAGGTGCAATTTATGATGATTATGCATTTCATGAATAATTCCAGCTTAATCTTACTCATCTGAATATCGCAAGAGTACACTATATAAAGCCTAGTAGAAAAAAGATGTTGTGAACATCATTCTTTGAATTCCCTACATTTTGCTTAAAATATCTTTATAGGAAACTATTTCTGGCAAATATAGTCATTTCCAAATTCTCATTAACAAACACATTGAATTAAATAATATATCACTTATTAATTCAGATTTTGATTTACCTTAATTGAATTATGGATATAGTTTTAGCAGCTTTTAACGTTATAACATACGAATACCatacataatatttttttaatagCTAGACTTAATGCAACTCTACACCAAACTGTATCGAGATATTTAGAAATTTACTCATTACATTGTATATAAATGCACAAAGCAGAGTGTTCAACTTTACAATATAACATATATGCAGCATCTACATAATAACTAGTATTGGAACCAGAATCAAAAAAGTAAATGACAGCAAGCAATTATCTCTCAAAACCTACTGAACAGTATTAGTGAACAATATTCTGCCAGCTATCCAATGGCCAGAGAATAGTATTGAAGTCCTAAGTTTTAACCAAAATATCAGAGACTTTCGTGATGTCAATTACATAAATAGTTGGTCATATTCCCAACTTTTTCATCTAATAATCTGGCTGTAATGACAACAGAAATAGTAGAAGTGCTTTATCATCAGTTGAAAGTGTTTATTTAAAGGGTTCTCAAACAATACTCCCGCATTGGGAGAACAGGGCCGATGACATTTCATCTGCAGATGCCTGCCAGTACATGTCCTTGATAGACAGATGTCATGAACATGTCCATCTCAATGAATAGGAGAGGAACATGATATTTGCCCATCATGTATGTGTTGTGCCAGGCAACTGACGACACCACATCATCATAACAACTCACCTCCTAATATAAAGGTGAGTGAAACTGGAGAACCCGTTTAATTATTTAACTACACATTTTCCCAAATTTTTGTTTTGCTTGTATAGGTACTTTGGATGGTTTTTGCCTTTATGTTCCAATTGCAACATGCAATTTGTCAACCAAACCTATGTAAATGACTTTACACTGCTAGGCCTTTTAAACTCAGCAGAAGCCAACATTCCTGTTTTTGCTGTATTCCTTATTATATTTCTAGTGACGATCACTGGAAATGTCCTCATTGTGACTGTGGTGATAATGGACCAGTCCCTTCAAATACCCATGTACTTCTTCCTTTCCAATCTGTCTTTCCTGGAAATATGGTATACGATGACAATAGTACCAAAACTTTTAGCTAACCTGTTAATGAAGAATAATAATATTTCTTTTTCTGGATGCATGACCCaactttttttctttgttacatTTGGGGCCACTGAGTGTTATTTGCTGTTAGTCATGGCTTATGATCGGTACATGGCCATCTGTAAACCTCTTTATTATTCTAGCCTGATGGACACCAGTACGTGTATACAACTGGTTGCTGGCTCCTGGATAACTGGTGTTCTCACAGGATTGATTCCTGCTCTCTTTATTTCCCATTTAGGCTTCTGTAACTCTCGACATGTAAATCACTTCTTCTGCGATATTCCACCTCTGTTGGAATTATCTTGTGGTGGTGACATCTACCTTGCAGAAATCTCCATTTTTATCCTATCTCTTACTGTATTGTTTTCCTGTTTATTGCTCACTTTGGTGTCCTATTTCTTTATTGTCATCAACATATTACAAATCAAGTCCAACAGTAGTCGGAGTAGAACATTTTCTACATGTGGGGCTCATCTTACAGTTGTACTGATATACTACGGTACTATGATATTTATGTATGTTCGCCCTCACTCCAGCTCTTCCTCAGACCTCAAGAAGTTTATTTCTGTTTTCTACACAGTTGTAACTCCAGGGCTAAATCCTATCATCTATAGTCTGAGAAACAAAGAGGTTAAAATGTCTGTGAAAAAGATTATGCAGAGAATTTTACCATCAGGCTTTAATAGACAAATGTTTTCACTCCAGAGAAATATAAGTAGTATTTTTTGAAACATATTAACGTGAGAATTATAATTAAATGCGCATGACCTGTTATGATATTTACACGAATCAATCATTTAAGAAATACATTTTTCATTTATGTAACACTGGGTAACATTTATGTCATTTTTGTTTAGTTGTATTATGTTGTATGTTTAATTTTTTCCATTCACAGTTTTTTAGTACTCATAAAGAATCTTCCATATTATATTTTGTTACTGATTAAATTGTGCACAGAATGgtaaagaggttgttcactactttttcattgatgccCTATCCCTAGGATAGGACATCAATGTCTGAACGGGAGAgatccgacacctggcacccccgccaatcagctgttaaCAGTGGCGGCGGCTGCCGCAGCCATTCGGGACTGTTTGCTTGCAGAGCTGgccatctacttgtagtggccgggacttggtactgcacatccacctgcTATTGAGTTGAATAGGAAGCAGATGTGCAGCAACAAGCCCCGGTCACTACAAGCAGATGGCCAGCACCGCAAGTAAGTACTTCTGGTTGGCTGCCGCCGCCACCGATAGGACCTGACCAGCGAGGGTGCAGGTTGTCGGCTCCCAgacgatcagacattgatgccctATGCTAAGGATAGGGCATCAATGTAAATGTAGTGAACATCCCCTTTAATCCGGTGTGGGAAGATGTTGAGTTTTTAAGAAAGTTAAGAGTTTAAATGATGATTGACAATTTTTTTCTCTTGCTGCTAGCATGACAGTCTTCTTGACCAAGGTCCACAGAACCGCACACTGAATCTAATTACTGACATATGTTACCAACAAGCACTATGGCAGCTGTCATCAGCTGGAGAAGATCATTTTTTTCCCTTATAAAATAAAGGAACCATATATTATTGTGATAAAGCTTTAAAGACAAATACAATTTTAGTTTGTGGTTTTGGTATAATTACATCTTTCCAGGGCATTTTATTAAAAGCTACAAATAGTTTGCCAAATTGGTTCTTTGGACCACAGATCAAAGGtaccatttatttttttattaaacctTTCAACAATGAGGTTGTCCAGAAAACATATTTCCACATACACTATTAGTAGAGATGAATGGATGTTTTGAAATTTGAGATGAGcatatcttttgaaatttgaattcaacAGCCTTGTTAAATTCACCCCCCCCCCACCAAAATTCATGTTTGACAAATTAATCCGCCTCAAATCTGAATATTACAAAGCCTCTAACTGTCCAGAAAAATGTGCTTAACACTCTGAGCTGTCCTGTGACTGTATTGAACCCTTTCTGAGCTCTTGAATGCAATTATAGACTCTAGGGTTTGCTCACATAATCATTTGAATGATGACGGATGCAATTGTAACTTACAACTAGCAAACGATGTCAGACAAGTATTTACATAAGATGAGATTCGTGAATCAAATGGTTGTATAGCTATCATAATATGGACCGTGTTGTGCTGTATTCACACAGACAGTGTACAGTAGGTGTGTTCAAAGTCCACATTTCTTAAGTGATACTATTTATTTTGATTAGATGAATTTAGTATTGTAGAAacatttcttttgacactgcataaAGAAAATTATATTAATTTAAAATGTTCGATAATCAGTTTCACTATTTTAGATAATAAGAGGCATTTGCAATAATAACGATGAACGATATAACACGAATAAATACTTGTTCCAATGGTCCAACTGCTACTGAACAATTGCCCTGGAAAACCATCAATTAATCACTGAAAGCAATGCCTATTTACAATTTGAATTTCCAATCCTCCTTTCCTTGGTCTAGTTCAATTGTTGAACGAGTGAACAATCATCAAACATCAACATTACACAGTTTTCAAAAAATGAATGAGAATTTTTTTGCTCCCAAAAATTATTTCATGTGCGATGGTTGAGTGTTTTTGGATACATCAATCAGTCCCTCAATCCATTCACATTACACAATTACAACACCAGAGTTACCACAAAATAAGTGGTcaactcaatgaagctcaccaatcAAAGAATCATTtcaaatataacatttatttaagAATATATAAAAAGGATCCAAATAGCCACATATAAAGAATATTAGAACACAAACGATAACCCCATATCAGAGGGGGACATCCACCCACAAGCCAACACACATGTATTAAATAAGACAATCTATAAATGTACTGGCAAAGAAAGCTATCTCATATGATAAACCCAGGCTAAAGCACCTTATTCACATAAGCATACTCTCACTGTGCCCGTCGGAGCTCTATTTACAATGAGTGCAAGAACCGCATCCTAATAATACTGAACCGATGGGAACCATTACGAGTGCCAAAGAATCGGCATAATGAAGGCCCAGGGTGATATACTTAACAGCCCGTATCTTACCAGGTAAGTGCCCGTATAGTGGATGTCCTCCT
This region of Ranitomeya imitator isolate aRanImi1 chromosome 1, aRanImi1.pri, whole genome shotgun sequence genomic DNA includes:
- the LOC138666133 gene encoding olfactory receptor 11L1-like; the protein is MQFVNQTYVNDFTLLGLLNSAEANIPVFAVFLIIFLVTITGNVLIVTVVIMDQSLQIPMYFFLSNLSFLEIWYTMTIVPKLLANLLMKNNNISFSGCMTQLFFFVTFGATECYLLLVMAYDRYMAICKPLYYSSLMDTSTCIQLVAGSWITGVLTGLIPALFISHLGFCNSRHVNHFFCDIPPLLELSCGGDIYLAEISIFILSLTVLFSCLLLTLVSYFFIVINILQIKSNSSRSRTFSTCGAHLTVVLIYYGTMIFMYVRPHSSSSSDLKKFISVFYTVVTPGLNPIIYSLRNKEVKMSVKKIMQRILPSGFNRQMFSLQRNISSIF